A single window of Leishmania panamensis strain MHOM/PA/94/PSC-1 chromosome 35 sequence DNA harbors:
- a CDS encoding hypothetical protein (TriTrypDB/GeneDB-style sysID: LpmP.35.2360), which translates to MAEAKVVKDLAEVCASGGETYSAWTTAKAVVQRRYLSTKAQGTFEGCVELLVSLVCVLRTYLRIDLAQELLRDVLFQAVEHFSAKMTAGATAAVVSDSSAPQSSFDLITANFLQRVFDALLSATTRTYTLRGPLPLVVEWNRDAAGGGVDASVAQSQYAASWAEDVVLEFAIRAADFLSQRPQSAAALSRSAQNLFVSYEQLLALRLARSSSQSSMLRAGTATPAIAPSSSVLISTLVAQLLHTSTLSPASRTGEVCAHITEASPTPVVAAVYWLTHLARQPNEVNCLFAQYVYLDILGRGLQRSPVTAAAQGKNAASATLLRERVNAALGKRCALTRREAVLMARAAVEAYRQAFSLVLQQTSLASSRQLSTSSEKNRSEDTTVDPEYAHLYGWTWFLDSLTLTLAYSGARRNSESAGAGDEVAGALQREKQQRVCALLLGTYAAVTAELPELNWNKVVADYIGA; encoded by the coding sequence ATGGCGGAGGCAAAGGTGGTGAAGGACTTGGCGGAGGTGTGCGCGAGTGGTGGGGAGACCTATAGCGCATGGACCACAGCAAAGGCTGTCGTGCAACGCCGCTATCTCTCCACCAAAGCTCAGGGCACATTCGAAGGCTGTGTCGAACTTCTTGTTTCCTTGGTATGTGTGCTTCGGACGTACCTCCGCATCGATCTGGCGCAAGAGCTGCTCCGCGATGTGCTCTTCCAGGCAGTCGAGCACTTCTCTGCAAAGATGACTGCAGGGGCCACAGCGGCTGTTGTGagtgacagcagcgcgcctcAGTCTTCATTTGACCTAATCACCGCTAACTTTCTACAAAGGGTGTTTGACGCGCTGCTTTCCGCCACTACGCGCACCTACACACTGAGGggaccgctgccgctcgtcgTAGAGTGGAACAGGGATGCAGCTGGCGGGGGTGTGGATGCCTCTGTGGCGCAGTCGCAGTACGCCGCGTCATGGGCGGAGGATGTAGTTCTCGAATTCGCCATTCGCGCGGCGGACTTTCTTTCACAGCGTCCccagagcgctgctgcactgtcTCGCTCGGCGCAGAATCTGTTTGTGTCATACGAGCAGCTTCTCGCTCTGCGCCTGGCTCGCTCGTCATCGCAGTCCTCCATGCTGCGCGCCGGCACCGCTACCCCGGCTATAGCCCCCTCGTCGTCGGTGCTCATCTCAacgctggtggcgcagctgctccacacGAGCACCCTCAGTCCCGCCAGCAGAACTGGGGAAGTATGCGCGCACATCACCGAGGCATCACCGACACCAGTGGTCGCTGCTGTGTACTGGCTCACCCACTTGGCACGTCAGCCAAACGAAGTCAACTGTCTCTTCGCTCAGTACGTGTACCTCGACATTCTTGGCCGAGGCCTACAGAGAAGCCCTgtgactgccgctgctcaggGTAAGAAtgccgcctccgcgacgctgctgcgtgagcgCGTGAATGCAGCACTGGGGAAGAGGTGCGCGCTGACTCGTCGGGAGGCAGTCTTGATGGCACGCGCTGCGGTCGAGGCGTACCGGCAGGCATTTTCGcttgtgctgcagcagaccTCCTTGGCCAGCTCACGCCAGTTGTCCACCTCTTCGGAAAAGAACAGAAGCGAGGACACAACGGTCGATCCCGAATACGCACACCTCTATGGCTGGACGTGGTTCCTCGACTCCCTGACGCTCACACTTGCGTACAGCGGCGCACGCCGGAACAGCGAGAGCGCGGGTGCGGGTGACGAGGTCGCCGGTGCactgcagcgagagaagcagcagcgcgtgtgcgcgctgtTGCTCGGCACGTATGCTGCCGTGACAGCGGAACTTCCGGAGCTAAACTGGAACAAGGTGGTGGCCGACTACATTGGCGCATAA
- a CDS encoding Bardet-Biedl syndrome 4 (BBS4) protein-like protein (TriTrypDB/GeneDB-style sysID: LpmP.35.2370): MQTIGRRVLEVAPPSGVGNSGNDLGTSLTATAANTQQKLAQELQEIRERRNWLIHLLYIRQEYSNCLHVIESQLRETEGTCEYALYVKGLLKRLEGSLSESLELLQTAVIISPENAATRTQLGRALHLLGRHEEAIQTFEQAASIRVIKGLGEDWEIAYYIGLCHLHRRQYRHAMNAFLQSITIQRHDCAYLQLGKAALLAQDYAMALQVYEEAVTLSPTNPDLLAMLGHLYLQQGNTGAAFDYLGRCLTINPAHIDALVAASSIIQDNGDYDVALTKYRIVVAQQPDASQVWNNIGACFIGKKMTYAAVACLRKSVFLWPFDWLSHYNLGIAFLMIGRCCSALQCLNAAVHLHPHHAPTFMLLGICLGEMKDLPNACRAYEHALAMQDDFLVYLNYAVTLYKGRAVREAHAKLRVFRSVWDQLTPEQRHEQSSLIPGVLRQLEDVLEPPPSPPGSTSASVPEESATAPLATALNSGIAAAEAEGMETEDVS, translated from the coding sequence ATGCAAACGATTGGGCGTCGCGTGCTGGaagtggcgccgccgtctggTGTGGGGAACAGCGGAAATGACCTCGGCACCTCACTGACTGCCACAGCCGCGAATACGCAACAAAAACTTGCGCaagagctgcaggagatcCGCGAGCGACGGAACTGGCTCATCCACCTACTTTACATTCGACAGGAATACAGCAATTGCCTTCACGTGATCGAGTCTCAACTCCGCGAGACGGAGGGCACGTGTGAGTACGCACTGTACGTGAAGGGGCTACTAAAACGGCTGGagggctctctctctgagtcGTTGGAGTTGCTGCAGACCGCAGTGATCATCAGTCCAGAGAACGCGGCTACTCGCACACAGCTCGGGCGTGCCCTGCATCTCCTTGGTCGCCATGAGGAGGCCATTCAAACATTCGAGCAGGCGGCAAGCATTCGCGTCATCAAGGGCCTCGGCGAGGACTGGGAGATCGCGTACTACATCGGTCTCTGCCACCTGCACCGACGGCAATACCGTCACGCAATGAACGCCTTCCTGCAGTCCATCACAATTCAGCGCCACGACTGCGCTTATTTGCAGCTGGGGAaagcggcactgctggcgcAAGACTacgcgatggcgctgcaggtgtaCGAGGAGGCCGTGACGCTGTCGCCAACGAATCCCGACCTGCTTGCGATGCTCGGTCACCTCTACCTCCAACAAGGAAACACCGGTGCTGCCTTTGACTACCTGGGCCGCTGTCTCACCATCAACCCCGCCCACATAGATGCCCTTGTCGCCGCCTCAAGCATTATCCAGGACAACGGCGACTATGACGTGGCGCTGACCAAGTACAGAATCGTGGTGGCGCAACAGCCAGACGCGTCGCAGGTGTGGAACAACATTGGCGCATGTTTTATCGGCAAGAAGATGACGTACGCCGCCGTTGCATGTCTGCGCAAATCCGTCTTTCTCTGGCCGTTCGATTGGTTAAGCCACTACAACCTTGGCATCGCCTTTCTGATGATTGGCCGCTGTTGTtcggcgctgcagtgcctgaATGCAGCTGTGCACTTGCACCCCCACCACGCACCAACTTTCATGCTGCTTGGTATCTGTCTGGGTGAAATGAAGGACCTGCCGAACGCGTGTCGCGCCTACGAACACGCCCTCGCGATGCAGGACGACTTCCTCGTGTATCTGAACTACGCGGTGACTCTGTACAAGGGCCGCGCCGTGCGAGAAGCGCATGCGAAGCTCCGCGTCTTCCGCAGTGTATGGGACCAGCTTACGCCCGAGCAGCGTCACGAGCAGTCCTCGCTTATTCCTGGAGTCCTCCGACAGCTGGAGGACGTGCTGGAGCCGCCCCCGTCACCGCCGGGGTCTACCTCCGCCAGTGTCCCGGAGGAAAGCGCTACGGCTCCTCTCGCCACAGCACTGAATTCCGGAATCGCAGCTGCGGAAGCAGAAGGCATGGAGACGGAAGATGTGTCATGA
- a CDS encoding hypothetical protein (TriTrypDB/GeneDB-style sysID: LpmP.35.2380): protein MKEAASATVAASPAPAYESVFVFLSTLAEWLKRARERLTCRDEVGHHAIVVEVLTHHHERAYGRLAEFVWRHAAVISDVGTSLFPSAAVELTAWVLLRLLLLLLAWWMLLRLVRTTTAPRLRARQIAVHPHMHQPRCIGDAQVVEAFIRPDAAQRGINTTLLWTVSACGLVACVLILGLLTMHIWMDVVLWRLLERWFSPLWQAQTWVSSRALWTSNDSWQGSLRAAAAPVKHYTSSFFGVASEWHLHLLSRFAWLRRVTQQVKMVYLWGVIGGTVLGVALWLLSYASRLLRNYNESLPYFEENDPLLCWLAQQEVEATQQRNNAALVALLESQRRQERVMERLTSSLTPAAPQEQQQYLSVAKERESPQCLEDNATNAATANDTKADAPGLTMRQLQLKQAL from the coding sequence ATGAAAGAGGCCGCGTCCGCGACTGTGGCAgcgtcaccagcgccggcCTACGAGTCCGTCTTCGTTTTTCTCAGCACACTGGCGGAGTGGCTCAAGCGTGCGCGGGAGCGCCTGACGTGCCGAGATGAAGTTGGCCACCACGCCATTGTCGTGGAGGTTCTCACCCACCATCACGAACGCGCGTATGGACGACTGGCAGAATTCGTATGGCGCCATGCAGCTGTTATCAGCGACGTGGGCACATCGCTTTtcccctccgctgctgtcgagctGACGgcgtgggtgctgctgcgcctcctcctcctcctccttgcgtggtggatgctgctgcggctggtgCGCACAACCACCGCACCTCGCTTGCGCGCTCGCCAGATCGCAGTGCATCCTCACATGCATCAGCCAAGGTGCATTGGCGATGCGCAAGTTGTGGAAGCGTTTATTCGGCCCGACGCCGCCCAGCGCGGCATCAACACCACACTGCTGTGGACTGTCAGTGCCTGCGGACTAGTGGCATGCGTGCTTATCCTGGGTCTGCTTACAATGCATATATGGATGGATGTGGTGTTGTGGCGCTTGCTCGAGCGCTGGTTCAGTCCACTGTGGCAGGCGCAGACTTGGGTATCGTCGCGTGCGTTGTGGACCTCTAACGACTCGTGGCAGGGATCGCtgcgagcagctgccgcccccGTAAAGCACTACACATCTTCTTTCTTTGGTGTTGCTTCTGAGTGGCATTTACACTTGCTCAGCAGATTTGCGTGGCTGCGTCGAGTGACACAGCAGGTGAAAATGGTGTACCTCTGGGGTGTGATAGGAGGGACCGTGTTGGGGGTGGCACTTTGGCTGCTTAGCTACGCCTCTAGGTTACTGCGGAATTACAACGAGAGTCTGCCGTACTTCGAAGAGAACGACCCTCTGCTGTGCTGGCTGGCTCAGCAAGAAGTCGAGGCCACCCAGCAGCGTAACAACGCGGCGCTTGTCGCTCTTCTTGAAAGCCAACGTAGGCAAGAGCGGGTAATGGAGAGGCTGACGAGCTCATTGACGCCCGCGGCTCctcaagagcagcagcagtatcTCTCAgtggcgaaagagagagaaagcccACAGTGCCTGGAAGATAATGCCACCAACGCGGCGACGGCAAATGACACCAAAGCGGACGCCCCCGGTTTGACGATGagacagctgcagctgaaaCAAGCGCTGTGA
- a CDS encoding kinteoplast poly(A) polymerase complex 1 subunit, putative (TriTrypDB/GeneDB-style sysID: LpmP.35.2390) has product MNRIPVAVRNAPVYATAMSQFAVCRQPWSEYLSLLTKDDAKPFHTTPQEKPAYRGRKRGREGWLFGQQVQLHYHRFPDEQLFTNLTRWRMGDTVGDVAIQQFRNAQPFDIEDKDPQGFQRPAPDVYMKLNYKNPATISRFLTRTGHMYPQDIMPLNPEAVAKVRVAKAQAIRIGLYPRFGNPFWFRSQSFRPKAYQENYDPTTYSTKHTMEHFAYNWVQTDRIRQYFKGLEELHQSRRTTVSSGGGGVTSEHKQQTQLYTLDNMSIERHRNAPSYRADVERSIKNPTVPGLMSTKGMKKKFHNLYASTSTKRMGFTNPTLGIKKV; this is encoded by the coding sequence ATGAACCGCATTCCTGTTGCCGTGCGCAACGCACCGGTGTACGCGACAGCCATGTCGCAGTTCGCCGTGTGCCGCCAGCCGTGGAGCGAGTACCTCAGCCTGCTGACCAAGGATGACGCCAAGCCGTTTCACACAACGCCGCAGGAGAAGCCGGCGTACCGTGGTCGCAAGCGCGGGCGTGAGGGGTGGCTGTTTGGCCAGCAAGTGCAGCTACACTACCATCGCTTCCCCGATGAACAACTCTTCACAAACTTAACGAGGTGGCGCATGGGTGACACCGTCGGCGACGTTGCCATCCAGCAGTTCCGCAATGCCCAGCCGTTTGATATTGAGGACAAGGATCCGCAAGGCTTTCAGAGACCTGCGCCGGACGTTTACATGAAGCTCAACTACAAGAACCCAGCCACCATCTCTCGGTTCCTGACACGCACCGGCCACATGTACCCACAGGATATCATGCCCCTCAACCCCGAGGCCGTTGCGAAGGTTCGCGTTGCCAAGGCGCAGGCGATCCGCATCGGTCTCTACCCTCGCTTCGGCAACCCCTTCTGGTTCCGCTCACAGAGCTTCCGCCCTAAGGCATACCAGGAGAACTACGACCCAACCACCTACTCCACAAAGCACACCATGGAGCACTTTGCGTACAACTGGGTGCAAACAGACCGGATTCGGCAGTACTTCAAGGGATTGGAGGAACTACACCAGAGCCGTCGCACCACGGTCAGctccggcggtggcggcgtgaCCAGCGAGCACAAGCAGCAGACTCAGCTCTACACCCTAGACAACATGTCCATTGAGAGGCACCGCAATGCTCCGTCCTATAGAGCCGATGTGGAGAGGTCCATCAAGAACCCCACCGTGCCCGGATTGATGTCGACGAAGGGCATGAAGAAGAAGTTCCATAACCTGTACGCCTCCACCTCAACCAAGAGGATGGGCTTCACAAACCCCACGCTGGGTATTAAAAAGGTGTGa
- a CDS encoding glucokinase (TriTrypDB/GeneDB-style sysID: LpmP.35.2400) — protein sequence MVQTKEIALEQLALTLRGDASWSSGPIYVVCDVGGTNARVGFSQASQHDRSGLHIIYVRFKVTKSDIRQLPEFFDEVLQHLKKNLPDHGASFLRRVASGAVSVPGPVTNGQLAGPFNNLKGIARLVDYPVELFPKGRSALLNDLEAGAYGVLALSNAGILSDYFKVMWKGTQWDALSEGKPAGSTIGRGRCMVVAPGTGVGSSLIHYVGVSDSYIVLALECGSLSMSWCANEDSKYVQALAGYMASKAHAKGLDSTVAPIWEAASNGAGLEFNYAYAKEGQKASAPLKSAPEVAKLAKSGSDTAAIAAVDRLYKNLMGLTAETTMQFLPLTCVLMGDNVVANSFYFEKPENVKRLQARLHEHAMERQFKFLSRTTFLRQVSSVNINLLGCLGFGSQLSKSADQVVPTKSHL from the coding sequence ATGGTGCAGACCAAAGAAATCGCGCTCGAGCAGCTGGCCCTGACTCTCAGGGGCGATGCCTCCTGGTCCTCCGGCCCCATCTACGTTGTGTGTGATGTTGGTGGCACGAACGCGCGCGTCGGTTTTTCCCAAGCGTCGCAGCACGACAGAAGTGGTCTGCACATCATTTATGTCCGCTTCAAGGTGACAAAGAGCGACATTCGCCAGCTGCCCGAGTTTTTCGATGAGGTGCTGCAACACCTGAAGAAGAACTTGCCCGACCACGGCGCCTCCTTTCTGCGTCGGGTGGCGTCGGGTGCCGTGAGTGTGCCGGGACCGGTCACCAACGGACAGCTCGCCGGCCCCTTCAACAATCTGAAGGGCATTGCGCGGCTGGTGGACTACCCAGTGGAGCTGTTTCCGAAGGGCCGCAGCGCGCTTCTAAACGATCTAGAGGCGGGCGCCTATGGTGTGCTAGCTCTGAGCAACGCCGGTATATTGTCTGACTATTTCAAGGTCATGTGGAAGGGCACGCAGTGGGACGCGCTGTCGGAAGGCAAGCCCGCCGGCAGTACCATCGGTCGCGGTCGCTGCATGGTTGTGGCCCCCGGCACCGGCGTTGGCTCCTCTCTCATCCACTACGTGGGTGTCTCGGACAGCTATATCGTGCTGGCGCTGGAGTGCGGCTCTCTGTCCATGTCATGGTGTGCCAACGAGGACTCGAAGTATGTCCAGGCACTTGCTGGGTACATGGCATCCAAGGCGCATGCAAAGGGCCTGGACTCGACGGTGGCCCCAATCTGGGAGGCTGCGTCAAATGGCGCCGGATTGGAGTTCAACTACGCGTACGCCAAGGAAGGGCAGAAGGCATCCGCACCTCTCAAGTCCGCGCCCGAAGTGGCCAAGCTCGCCAAGAGTGGCAGCGACACAGcggccatcgccgccgtggaCCGCCTCTACAAGAACCTCATGGGCCTCACAGCCGAGACGACGATGCAGTTCCTACCACTGACGTGTGTGCTGATGGGCGACAATGTCGTTGCCAACAGCTTCTACTTCGAGAAACCAGAGAATGTGAAGAGGTTGCAGGCTCGCCTGCACGAGCACGCGATGGAGCGTCAGTTTAAATTCTTGAGTCGCACCACATTTCTTCGTCAGGTGAGCAGTGTGAACATCAACCTGCTGGGGTGCCTTGGATTTGGTAGCCAGCTCTCCAAGTCGGCAGATCAGGTGGTGCCGACCAAGTCACACTTGTGA
- a CDS encoding endonuclease V, putative (TriTrypDB/GeneDB-style sysID: LpmP.35.2410) produces MDKQQQQQRPPTKHAADPGEHCAEAHALAASPSAITLQPSAEKWRAWEEEQLRIALLADVPLTEYYYGHHLSTQQKSAVQLSEEHNAGPTPDKAFLHRRFALPDFEASFAAYSLTDAGGNGEACDANSTGCLPSSPNSPWEALRYQLRFDKAQQSTAALSHSTFARQLPALTFVGGVDISFIPGTNDGVACLAILRYPSMELVKTYLHRCTLREPYVSGFLSFRELQPVCELIDAVRVELLETQTLPQVLVVDGNGVLHPRRCGLATHLGIVLDIPTIGCSKKMLQVDGLGRDAVETTLATLSEAESSSSSLPCIVPLLGTSLPTQLYGYAVHSHLNSVKKCIYVSPGHCVGFAVATALVITMLRYRIPEPIRAADLGSRAYISSTLASEAATSS; encoded by the coding sequence ATGGAtaagcagcaacagcagcagcgccctcCGACCAAACATGCTGCCGACCCCGGTGAGCACTGTGCAGAAGCTCATGCACTAGCAGCGTCCCCTTCAGCCATAACCCTGCAACCCAGCGCGGAGAAGTGGAGGGCGTGGGAAGAGGAGCAACTCCGCAttgcgctgctggcggatgTACCGCTCACAGAGTACTACTACGGCCATCACCTCAGTACCCAACAGAAGAGTGCAGTGCAATTGAGTGAGGAACACAACGCGGGACCAACGCCGGATAAGGCTTTTCTGCATCGACGCTTCGCGTTGCCAGATTTTGAGGCGAGTTTCGCGGCATACTCGCTGACAGACGCAGGGGGCAACGGCGAAGCGTGTGACGCCAACTCGACGGGGTGCCTCCCATCGAGCCCCAACTCCCCATGGGAAGCACTACGGTACCAGCTCCGGTTTGACAAGGCTCAGCAAAGCACAGCTGCTCTCTCGCACTCTACCTttgcgcggcagctgccaGCCCTCACGTTTGTTGGTGGTGTGGATATCTCTTTTATTCCTGGCACTAATGACGGTGTCGCCTGCCTCGCTATCCTACGCTATCCATCCATGGAGCTCGTCAAGACCTACCTGCACCGATGCACGCTTCGGGAACCGTATGTGTCCggctttctctccttccgcGAGCTCCAGCCCGTGTGCGAGCTCATCGACGCAGTGCGAgtagagctgctggagacACAGACACTGCCACAGGTGCTTGTCGTGGATGGAAATGGGGTGCTGCATCCCCGCCGCTGTGGGCTGGCAACGCACCTCGGCATTGTGCTCGACATACCGACAATTGGGTGCTCAAAGAAGATGCTGCAAGTAGATGGACTGGGACGGGATGCAGTAGAGACAACGCTGGCGACATTGAGCGAGGCAGAGTCAAGcagctcttctcttccttgtATTGTGCCCCTGCTTGGCACCTCGTTGCCAACGCAGCTCTACGGCTACGCTGTGCACAGCCACCTGAACAGCGTTAAAAAATGCATCTACGTCTCGCCAGGCCACTGCGTCGGCTTtgccgtcgccactgcgCTGGTTATAACGATGCTGCGCTACCGCATTCCAGAGCCGATCCGCGCTGCCGACCTCGGTTCCCGGGCGTACATCAGCAGCACTCTGGCGTCAGAGGCTGCTACCTCCTCCTAG
- a CDS encoding short-chain dehydrogenase, putative (TriTrypDB/GeneDB-style sysID: LpmP.35.2420), with translation MILLALTCGTLWVIWSIVSFFMYRPRKISGATVVVTGACSEMGRRLCMQLYARGARVIAWDYSKIKLQELQADVLKATEGVESADAASAQGDDRIAGSVHSGTFAVMVVDVSSQLQVQRAAKELDGPLDMIVHAAHAYPFKRLCNRTDDSAERIIQTNLLSPLTVVRQLLPLMLSTSCSSSNASVPLKATQRVGDYAQVVNLVAAASSYTLSSDSPEYAASQWGMVGMHYSMREWISQQRSEYMTGGGNDALSEKKLPAAAATRARQPVREVRTTLLCLNEIQYRVPTIASSFFSSSSGKSTAVLATPSSSIGSSEHDGGDGSGARGRSTSTYRSPCAQLMQKRNAELDKAAVCCVKAICRGQERYCHTSPWATTVIYPLLMVCPVPWATRLLRWMQHMPTATAVAEN, from the coding sequence ATGATACTCCTCGCTCTCACCTGTGGAACTTTATGGGTGATATGGTCGATTGTGTCCTTCTTCATGTATCGCCCTCGCAAGATTAGCGGGGCAACGGTGGTGGTCACAGGTGCCTGCAGTGAGATGGGGCGGCGTCTCTGCATGCAGCTCTACGCCCGCGGCGCACGTGTCATTGCGTGGGACTACAGCAAAATAAAACTGCAAGAGTTACAAGCAGACGTCCTTAAGGCCACAGAGGGGGTGGAAAGCGCTGATGCCGCGAGTGCGCAGGGCGATGACCGCATTGCTGGCTCGGTTCACAGCGGCACCTTTGCTGTCATGGTCGTCGATGTGTCCTCGCAGCTGCAAGTGCAGCGTGCAGCCAAGGAGCTGGACGGCCCGCTCGACATGATCGTGCACGCTGCTCACGCATATCCGTTCAAGCGGCTCTGCAACCGCACCGACGACTCTGCGGAGCGCATCATCCAGACGAACCTGCTGTCCCCGCTCACGGTGGTGCGTCAGCTGTTGCCGCTGATGTTGTCCACGTCGTGCTCGTCTTCAAATGCGAGTGTACCACTCAAGGCGACGCAGCGCGTTGGTGACTACGCCCAGGTTGTGAACCTggtcgccgctgcgagcAGCTACACTCTCTCCTCAGACAGCCCCGAGTACGCGGCATCGCAGTGGGGTATGGTAGGCATGCACTACTCGATGCGAGAGTGGATCTCCCAGCAGCGGAGCGAGTACATGactggcggcggcaatgATGCGCTGTCAGAGAAAAAgctgccagcagcggcagcgactcgCGCACGTCAACCAGTACGCGAGGTGCGGACAACGCTCCTTTGCTTAAATGAGATTCAATACAGAGTGCCAACGATAGCGAGCTCCTTTTTTTCAAGCTCTTCCGGCAAGTCCACTGCTGTGCTGGCAACGCCGTCCTCGTCGATAGGAAGTTCCGAGCATGACggaggcgacggcagcggtgcgcgagGGCGGTCAACGTCAACGTACCGCAGTCCCTGTGCTCAACTCATGCAGAAGCGCAACGCGGAACTTGAcaaggcggcggtgtgctGTGTCAAAGCCATATGCAGAGGACAGGAGCGCTACTGCCACACATCGCCGTGGGCGACAACTGTTATCTACCCATTGCTGATGGTATGCCCTGTGCCCTGGGCAACTCGACTGCTACGCTGGATGCAGCACATGccaacagcaacggcggtggcagagaaCTAG